The Solanum lycopersicum chromosome 9, SLM_r2.1 genome window below encodes:
- the LOC138338357 gene encoding uncharacterized protein, which produces MGANAAPITLEFLSETFLDMFFPIKLKEAKAQEFMNLRQGNMTIQEYRLKFNQLSRYAPQKVAESRAQMNKFFYGLSDLVKTECGNTMLVGDMNISRLMTHAHKVEGYKLSEHSNENKKSRIGNYDNSQQKSGGGNRLQGQQKFSDPAPLLANEKNDILDVVSLVTGCGTVLLDRVKEVVTVELNLRIQQHQQVTQVRMATHPARHDQEGSPYVVTGTLRVFDLDAYALLDPGATLSFVIPYVAVQFSVRLETLLEPFSLSTLVGDPVIARWQRDPRDSQIIEVVKQWPRPTFATDIRSFLALAGYCRRFLKGFSSIASLLTRFTQKMVKFQCGVTIQNGAELSLVEEVKEKKESDLMLLELKGAVNNKRVEVFSQGEMVYFSTKVPLRCSAFCGKSIGGMT; this is translated from the exons ATGGGTGCAAATGCAGCTCCTATTACTTTGGAGTTCTTAAGTGAGACTTTTCTCGACATGTTTTTCCCAATAAAGTTGAAAGAAGCAAAGGcccaagaattcatgaacttgaggcagGGAAACATGACAATCCAAGAGTATCGGCTGAAGTTTAACCAACTTTCAAGGTATGCTCCTCAAAAGGTTGCTGAGTCTagggctcagatgaataagttcttttACGGATTATCAGATTTGGTGAAGACAGAGTGCGGAAATACTATGTTGGtgggagatatgaacatctctaggcttatgactcatgctcacaAGGTTGAGGGTTATAAGCTTAGCGAACATTCTAACGAAAATAAGAAGTCTAGGATTGGAAACTATGACAATTCTCAGCAGAaatcgggtggtggaaatcgctTGCAGGGTCAACAGAAGTTTTCAGATCCAGCCCCTTTATTAGCTAAT GAAAAGAATGATATTTTGGATGTGGTTAGTCTGGTCACAGGTTGTGGGACTGTCCTTCTAGACAGGGTCAAAGAGGTTGTAACGGTAGAGCTCAATCTACGAATTCAGCAGCACCAGCAAGTCACCCAAGTTAGAATGGCAACTCATCCA GCTCGCCATGATCAGGAAGGTTCTCCTTATGTAGTCACTGGCACGTTacgagtctttgaccttgatgcttatgcattgttagatccaggggctactctttcttttgtaattcCTTATGTAGCAGTTCAATTCAGTGTCAGATTAGAAACTCTCTTAGAACCCTTCTCACTCTCTACTCTagtcggtgacccagttatagctagatgg CAAAGGGATCCGCGTGATTCACAAATTATAGAAGTTGTGAAACAATGGCCAAGACCTACCTTTgctacagatatcagaagtttcttagctCTAGCAGGTTATTGCAGAAGGTTTTTgaaaggattttcatccatagcctcactgTTGACTAGGTtcactcagaagatggtcaagttccaatg CGGTGTAACAAttcagaatggggcagaatTGTCTTTGGTAgaggaggttaaggaaaagaaagagagtgatcTTATGTTGCTTGAACTAAAGGGTGCAGTCAACAAtaagagagtggaggttttctcccaaggggagatggtgtacttttctaccaag gtgccactaagatgtagcGCGttctgcgggaagtctattggtggaatgacatga